A portion of the Sebastes fasciatus isolate fSebFas1 chromosome 2, fSebFas1.pri, whole genome shotgun sequence genome contains these proteins:
- the LOC141752862 gene encoding UDP-glucuronosyltransferase 2C1-like isoform X2 translates to MHLPWVWITLCLLCPTVIYGGKVLVFPLDGSHWVNMKVIIEELHSRGHQVCVMRSTDSWYIKETSPFYTSIALDTNSGFSEDFLTEFVAQLLAIQREGKSVWTRFKLEMEQAEKSSEMIEASCKMLELLFENKDLIQSLRDANYDLVLTDPAMPAGVILAHYLRLPLVFNVRWTSQGEGHFSIAPSPLSYVPMTGTELSDKMSFLERLLNVFFFGFTEYQIARYILPHYDGLVKKYLGPDADFLSLFQAADLWLMRVDFVFEFPRPTMPNVIYMGGFQCKTAKPLPEHLEEFVQSSGEHGVVMMSLGTLIGELPRDLADEIAAAFAKLPQKVIWRYKGETPATLGNNTLIVDWMPQNDLLGHPKMKLFVAHGGTNGVQEAMYHGVPIVGLPFIFDQRDNLLRIDIRGAGKIIDFFSMNEAIFLQALQEVLNEPSYRTNMQRLSRLHKDLPMKPLDTALFWIEFVMRHKGAAHLRTESYRLPWYSYHSVDVMLFLFGVVLVILVLRCFLVHCQAKNTCMEVMYQKGMHLHCKIKLQA, encoded by the exons ATGCATCTGCCCTGGGTCTGGATCACTCTCTGCTTGCTATGTCCCACTGTGATTTATGGTGGGAAAGTTCTAGTTTTCCCACTGGACGGAAGCCACTGGGTGAACATGAAAGTAATTATTGAGGAGCTGCATTCAAGGGGCCACCAGGTTTGTGTTATGCGATCAACAGACAGCTGGTACATCAAGGAAACCTCCCCATTCTATACTTCAATTGCACTCGATACAAATTCTGGATTCAGTGAAGACTTTTTAACTGAGTTTGTGGCCCAGTTGCTGGCAATCCAGAGAGAAGGGAAGTCTGTCTGGACACGTTTTAAACTGGAAATGGAACAAGCGGAAAAGAGCAGCGAGATGATTGAGGCATCGTGCAAAATGCTTGAGCTGCTTTTTGAAAACAAAGATCTTATACAGTCGCTACGGGATGCCAATTATGACCTCGTCCTCACAGACCCTGCTATGCCAGCGGGGGTTATACTCGCCCACTACCTCAGGTTGCCTCTTGTTTTCAACGTCAGATGGACGAGTCAAGGCGAAGGCCACTTTTCAATTGCGCCTTCTCCTCTTTCTTATGTTCCAATGACAGGCACCGAGCTTTCAGATAAAATGAGCTTTCTAGAGAGACTTCTCAACGTATTCTTTTTCGGCTTCACAGAATATCAAATTGCACGCTATATTTTACCACATTATGATGGCTTGGTCAAAAAATACTTAGGTCCAGATGCAGACTTTTTATCCCTGTTTCAAGCTGCAGACCTGTGGCTGATGAGAGTGGACTTTGTGTTTGAGTTCCCTCGTCCAACCATGCCTAATGTTATCTATATGGGAGGGTTCCAGTGTAAAACTGCGAAACCTCTTCCTGAACACCTGGAGGAGTTTGTGCAGAGTTCTGGAGAGCACGGGGTCGTCATGATGTCTCTGGGAACTTTGATTGGAGAGCTTCCACGTGACCTCGCTGATGAGATCGCTGCAGCTTTTGCTAAATTACCCCAGAAAGTCATCTGGAGATATAAAGGTGAAACACCAGCCACTCTGGGCAACAACACTTTAATAGTAGACTGGATGCCACAGAATGACCTCCTAGGACATCCCAAGATGAAACTGTTCGTGGCTCATGGAGGAACAAACGGCGTTCAAGAGGCAATGTACCACGGAGTCCCTATCGTTGGActtccatttatttttgatcAGCGTGATAATCTACTTAGAATTGACATAAGAGGAGCTGGGAAGATAATTGATTTTTTCAGTATGAATGAAGCCATCTTCTTACAGGCCTTACAGGAAGTCCTGAACGAGCCCTCCTACAGGACGAACATGCAGAGACTCTCCAGGCTGCACAAAGATCTGCCAATGAAGCCGCTGGATACCGCCCTCTTCTGGATAGAGTTTGTCATGAGACACAAAGGTGCAGCTCATCTGAGGACAGAGTCCTACAGACTGCCCTGGTATTCCTACCACTCTGTTGATGTGATGCTCTTCTTATTCGGAGTTGTGCTGGTAATTCTTG TGCTCAGGTGTTTTTTGGTTCATTGTCAAGCAAAAAACACATGCATGGAGGTGATGTATCAAAAAGgcatgcatttacattgcaaaaTCAAGTTACAGGCCTAA
- the LOC141752991 gene encoding calcium homeostasis modulator protein 6: protein MESRQQWLTRLKNELSNSPLVSNVAFGFILMGLEKLVELEFECPCNPTWNGVFSSAFFIIPAVMAFTLMLIIQGCRCDTWCRKTVSFSSFVPAIVWLILLFLDGQYFACAMTDWEGRFVLVDKAAPQKWCEPISEGDVTPQELMIRSQQLFVFSQVIGIILLIFICAGLVVYVIRESCHQEVEMQDADVAELTVLRMSSLRTRTS, encoded by the exons ATGGAAAGTAGACAACAATGGCTCACCAGGCTGAAAAATGAACTTAGCAACAGTCCTCTGGTCTCAAACGTGGCTTTCGGCTTCATCCTCATGGGACTAGAGAAGCTGGTGGAGCTGGAGTTTGAGTGTCCTTGCAATCCTACGTGGAACGGAGTGTTTTCATCCGCCTTCTTCATCATCCCTGCAGTCATGGCCTTCACCTTGATGCTGATCATCCAAGGATGCAGATGTGACACGTGGTGCAGGAAAACCGTGTCCTTCTCCAGTTTCGTCCCAGCTATCGTGTGGCTCATTTTGCTCTTCCTCGATGGCCAGTACTTTGCTTGTGCAATGACAGACTGGGAGGGGAGGTTTGTACTAGTTGACAAGGCGGCTCCGCAGAAGTGGTGCGAGCCAATTAGTGAGGGAGATGTCACCCCACAAGAGCTAATGATCAGATCACAGCAGCTCTTTGTTTTTTCTCAG GTTATAGGCATAATCCTCCTCATTTTCATCTGTGCGGGTCTCGTAGTGTATGTCATCAGAGAAAGCTGCCATCAGGAGGTGGAGATGCAGGATGCAGATGTAGCCGAGCTCACGGTGCTCAGGATGAGCTCTCTAAGGACCAGGACATCATGA
- the LOC141752862 gene encoding UDP-glucuronosyltransferase 2A3-like isoform X1 — protein sequence MHLPWVWITLCLLCPTVIYGGKVLVFPLDGSHWVNMKVIIEELHSRGHQVCVMRSTDSWYIKETSPFYTSIALDTNSGFSEDFLTEFVAQLLAIQREGKSVWTRFKLEMEQAEKSSEMIEASCKMLELLFENKDLIQSLRDANYDLVLTDPAMPAGVILAHYLRLPLVFNVRWTSQGEGHFSIAPSPLSYVPMTGTELSDKMSFLERLLNVFFFGFTEYQIARYILPHYDGLVKKYLGPDADFLSLFQAADLWLMRVDFVFEFPRPTMPNVIYMGGFQCKTAKPLPEHLEEFVQSSGEHGVVMMSLGTLIGELPRDLADEIAAAFAKLPQKVIWRYKGETPATLGNNTLIVDWMPQNDLLGHPKMKLFVAHGGTNGVQEAMYHGVPIVGLPFIFDQRDNLLRIDIRGAGKIIDFFSMNEAIFLQALQEVLNEPSYRTNMQRLSRLHKDLPMKPLDTALFWIEFVMRHKGAAHLRTESYRLPWYSYHSVDVMLFLFGVVLVILGIFVALVRCLCSMCLRTKSKRDFRKSK from the coding sequence ATGCATCTGCCCTGGGTCTGGATCACTCTCTGCTTGCTATGTCCCACTGTGATTTATGGTGGGAAAGTTCTAGTTTTCCCACTGGACGGAAGCCACTGGGTGAACATGAAAGTAATTATTGAGGAGCTGCATTCAAGGGGCCACCAGGTTTGTGTTATGCGATCAACAGACAGCTGGTACATCAAGGAAACCTCCCCATTCTATACTTCAATTGCACTCGATACAAATTCTGGATTCAGTGAAGACTTTTTAACTGAGTTTGTGGCCCAGTTGCTGGCAATCCAGAGAGAAGGGAAGTCTGTCTGGACACGTTTTAAACTGGAAATGGAACAAGCGGAAAAGAGCAGCGAGATGATTGAGGCATCGTGCAAAATGCTTGAGCTGCTTTTTGAAAACAAAGATCTTATACAGTCGCTACGGGATGCCAATTATGACCTCGTCCTCACAGACCCTGCTATGCCAGCGGGGGTTATACTCGCCCACTACCTCAGGTTGCCTCTTGTTTTCAACGTCAGATGGACGAGTCAAGGCGAAGGCCACTTTTCAATTGCGCCTTCTCCTCTTTCTTATGTTCCAATGACAGGCACCGAGCTTTCAGATAAAATGAGCTTTCTAGAGAGACTTCTCAACGTATTCTTTTTCGGCTTCACAGAATATCAAATTGCACGCTATATTTTACCACATTATGATGGCTTGGTCAAAAAATACTTAGGTCCAGATGCAGACTTTTTATCCCTGTTTCAAGCTGCAGACCTGTGGCTGATGAGAGTGGACTTTGTGTTTGAGTTCCCTCGTCCAACCATGCCTAATGTTATCTATATGGGAGGGTTCCAGTGTAAAACTGCGAAACCTCTTCCTGAACACCTGGAGGAGTTTGTGCAGAGTTCTGGAGAGCACGGGGTCGTCATGATGTCTCTGGGAACTTTGATTGGAGAGCTTCCACGTGACCTCGCTGATGAGATCGCTGCAGCTTTTGCTAAATTACCCCAGAAAGTCATCTGGAGATATAAAGGTGAAACACCAGCCACTCTGGGCAACAACACTTTAATAGTAGACTGGATGCCACAGAATGACCTCCTAGGACATCCCAAGATGAAACTGTTCGTGGCTCATGGAGGAACAAACGGCGTTCAAGAGGCAATGTACCACGGAGTCCCTATCGTTGGActtccatttatttttgatcAGCGTGATAATCTACTTAGAATTGACATAAGAGGAGCTGGGAAGATAATTGATTTTTTCAGTATGAATGAAGCCATCTTCTTACAGGCCTTACAGGAAGTCCTGAACGAGCCCTCCTACAGGACGAACATGCAGAGACTCTCCAGGCTGCACAAAGATCTGCCAATGAAGCCGCTGGATACCGCCCTCTTCTGGATAGAGTTTGTCATGAGACACAAAGGTGCAGCTCATCTGAGGACAGAGTCCTACAGACTGCCCTGGTATTCCTACCACTCTGTTGATGTGATGCTCTTCTTATTCGGAGTTGTGCTGGTAATTCTTGGCATCTTTGTCGCCTTAGTAAGGTGTTTATGCTCCATGTGTCTGAGAACAAAAAGTAAACGTGATTTTAGAAAATCCAAGTAG